The Candidatus Binatota bacterium genome contains a region encoding:
- a CDS encoding phospho-N-acetylmuramoyl-pentapeptide-transferase, with product MMYNLLLPFADSLPLLNVLRYITFRSLAAALLALLFAFVFGPRLIRVLKAGQIRQPVSEYVPEGHAVKQGTPTMGGILIIMSLLVPVLLLADLQNFYVLITVVVIAGYGSIGAMDDFRKISLGSNEGLSGRSKLAWQALIAGGVMLAMYLRPGFDSTLAIPFFKDLHPDLGLWYIPFAVLVVVGTSNAVNLTDGLDGLAIGPVMTTAVTFAIFAYSAGHAGISDYLLIPGVPGAGELTVVCAAMVTASLGFLWFNTYPAQMFMGDVGSLALGGGLGMVAVITRNELVLVLAGGVFVAEALSVIVQIGSIKLRGKRVFRMAPIHHHYELKGWPEPLIIVRCWIISVLCALMALSTLKLR from the coding sequence ATGATGTACAACCTGCTGTTACCCTTTGCCGATTCATTGCCGTTGCTCAACGTTCTTCGCTACATCACCTTTCGCAGCCTGGCGGCGGCCCTGCTCGCGCTGCTGTTCGCCTTCGTCTTCGGGCCGCGCCTTATCCGGGTACTCAAGGCGGGGCAGATTCGCCAGCCGGTGAGCGAGTACGTGCCCGAGGGGCACGCGGTGAAACAGGGCACGCCCACCATGGGCGGCATACTGATCATCATGTCGCTGCTCGTCCCGGTGCTGCTGCTCGCCGACCTGCAGAACTTTTACGTGTTGATTACAGTGGTGGTCATAGCCGGCTACGGCTCGATCGGCGCCATGGATGATTTTCGCAAGATTTCCCTGGGCAGCAACGAGGGACTGAGCGGGCGCAGCAAGCTGGCCTGGCAGGCCCTGATCGCCGGCGGCGTGATGCTGGCCATGTACCTCAGGCCGGGTTTCGACAGCACCCTGGCCATACCTTTCTTCAAGGACCTGCACCCCGACCTCGGCTTGTGGTACATCCCCTTCGCGGTGCTGGTGGTGGTGGGCACCTCCAACGCTGTCAATCTCACCGACGGGCTGGACGGCCTGGCCATAGGGCCGGTGATGACCACCGCTGTTACCTTTGCCATCTTTGCATACTCGGCTGGTCACGCGGGTATATCTGACTACCTGCTCATACCCGGCGTGCCGGGAGCCGGCGAGCTCACGGTTGTGTGCGCGGCGATGGTCACGGCCAGCCTCGGCTTTCTGTGGTTCAACACTTACCCGGCGCAGATGTTCATGGGCGACGTGGGTTCGCTTGCCCTCGGTGGTGGGCTGGGGATGGTGGCCGTCATTACACGCAACGAGCTGGTGCTCGTGCTGGCCGGCGGCGTCTTCGTGGCCGAGGCCTTGTCGGTGATAGTGCAGATCGGATCTATCAAGCTCAGGGGTAAGCGGGTGTTCCGCATGGCTCCCATACATCATCACTATGAGCTCAAGGGCTGGCCCGAACCGCTGATCATCGTGCGCTGCTGGATCATCTCGGTGCTGTGCGCGCTCATGGCGCTGTCCACGCTCAAGCTGCGCTGA
- the murD gene encoding UDP-N-acetylmuramoyl-L-alanine--D-glutamate ligase, with protein sequence MAVATTKPIAVAAPGRVLVLGLGRSGRAAVGAALRRGITVLATDDSGEACEQAEMVAPEGAVARLGEVDALVVSPGAPADHPLMLAALDRGVEVISELEFAWRLLGPAPLYAVTGTNGKSTTTALLGHVFGSCGRKVFTGGNLGTPLSDAVVTAGKDEQPWDCYVVEVSSFQLERVSGFAPDLAVLLNLTPDHLDRHGTMQDYLAAKLAVFARARHSVIGRDQDWPQRARADGCGGVPDPSAADCSSFGRSPLPAGDGGVCWQAEGRTVTAADGWTVKLPDHWPRVAHDFENAAAAALLARLAGLSGQQFEQALSSFEPLPHRLVSVGVGHGIEFWNDSKATNTGSVLSSVAALDRELVLLMGGVDKGADFSEVASSGARIKTVIAFGAAAGRIDDDLQGSLRVVRAAGLEEAFSVAVEEAEAGDAVLLAPGCASFDEFADYAERGRRFEQLARGWVAGIGR encoded by the coding sequence TTGGCTGTGGCGACGACGAAGCCGATTGCGGTGGCTGCTCCGGGGCGCGTACTTGTTCTCGGCCTCGGTCGCAGCGGCCGCGCGGCCGTAGGCGCCGCCCTCAGGCGCGGAATCACGGTGCTGGCGACCGACGACAGCGGCGAGGCCTGCGAGCAAGCCGAGATGGTGGCGCCCGAAGGGGCGGTTGCGCGCCTGGGCGAAGTTGACGCGCTGGTGGTAAGCCCCGGTGCGCCGGCCGACCACCCACTGATGCTCGCCGCCCTTGATCGCGGCGTCGAGGTTATCTCTGAGCTTGAGTTCGCGTGGCGACTGCTCGGGCCGGCGCCGTTGTACGCCGTGACCGGGACCAACGGCAAGAGCACGACCACCGCGCTGCTTGGGCACGTGTTCGGCTCCTGCGGGCGCAAAGTGTTCACCGGTGGCAACCTCGGCACTCCGCTGAGCGACGCGGTGGTGACGGCCGGCAAAGACGAGCAGCCCTGGGACTGCTACGTGGTGGAGGTGTCGAGCTTTCAGCTCGAGCGCGTGAGCGGTTTTGCCCCCGACCTGGCCGTGCTGCTCAACCTGACCCCTGACCACCTCGACCGCCACGGCACTATGCAGGACTACCTCGCCGCCAAGCTGGCTGTCTTTGCGCGCGCGCGTCACTCGGTGATAGGGCGCGACCAGGACTGGCCCCAGAGGGCCCGCGCCGACGGCTGCGGCGGAGTGCCGGATCCCTCGGCGGCCGACTGCAGCAGCTTCGGCCGTTCGCCACTGCCCGCGGGGGACGGCGGGGTCTGCTGGCAGGCAGAAGGGCGCACGGTTACGGCTGCCGACGGCTGGACGGTAAAACTGCCCGACCACTGGCCCCGCGTTGCCCACGATTTCGAGAACGCGGCAGCGGCTGCCCTGCTGGCGCGACTGGCGGGCCTCTCTGGCCAGCAGTTCGAACAAGCGCTGAGTAGTTTTGAGCCACTTCCGCACAGGCTCGTGTCGGTGGGCGTGGGTCATGGGATAGAGTTCTGGAACGACTCGAAAGCCACAAACACCGGCTCGGTGTTGAGCAGCGTGGCTGCCCTGGACCGCGAGCTGGTGCTGCTGATGGGCGGTGTGGATAAGGGCGCAGACTTCTCGGAGGTCGCCTCCAGCGGTGCTAGGATAAAGACCGTGATCGCCTTCGGGGCAGCCGCCGGCCGAATAGACGACGACCTGCAGGGCAGCCTGCGGGTGGTGCGGGCGGCTGGGCTCGAGGAGGCGTTTTCCGTGGCGGTGGAAGAAGCCGAGGCTGGCGACGCGGTGCTACTGGCCCCGGGTTGCGCGAGTTTTGACGAGTTTGCGGACTACGCTGAACGTGGCCGTCGCTTTGAACAGTTGGCGCGGGGTTGGGTAGCCGGGATCGGGCGGTGA
- the ftsW gene encoding putative lipid II flippase FtsW, producing the protein MATAKRKRVSVRASDRPDPWMIAAVGLLVVAGLLFVLDTTYFFSRQTYGDSYRMFIKHVVSVVLGVALMFGLSRCRSDLLERAAPWLLVGSLLLLCLPLMPGLGHCTHGACRWIALGPVNLQPGELVKWTFVVFAAAVLAAHGQHGPGWKREVAIVGLLLAVITTVLMRQPDFGTTVLIGALGMGMLLIAGLPTAWLVAMGTAGAAAAAAAIALEPYRVRRVLAFLSPDADPLGSNWQLNKSLITFGSGRWTGVGLGSSRLKTGWLPEAHTDFIFSVVGEETGILGAGVLLLCFCLLAQRGFRIAYRHPDRYGQLLAAGLTMALTMQALLNMGVVLGLLPTKGMALPFVSYGGSSMLFSLACVGVLMSLSRELRER; encoded by the coding sequence ATGGCGACAGCAAAGCGTAAGAGGGTGAGCGTACGGGCCTCGGACAGGCCCGACCCGTGGATGATTGCTGCCGTCGGCCTGCTGGTGGTTGCGGGCCTGCTCTTCGTGCTCGACACGACGTATTTTTTCTCGCGGCAGACTTACGGCGACAGCTACCGCATGTTTATCAAGCACGTTGTCTCGGTGGTGCTCGGGGTTGCGCTCATGTTCGGCCTGTCGCGCTGCCGTTCCGACCTGCTCGAGAGGGCGGCTCCCTGGCTGCTCGTGGGTTCCTTGCTGTTGCTATGCCTGCCGCTGATGCCGGGCCTGGGCCACTGCACGCACGGTGCCTGTCGCTGGATTGCCCTGGGTCCGGTCAACCTGCAGCCGGGTGAGCTGGTGAAGTGGACCTTCGTGGTGTTCGCCGCCGCAGTACTGGCCGCGCACGGACAGCACGGCCCCGGCTGGAAACGCGAGGTGGCCATAGTTGGCCTCCTGCTGGCCGTCATCACCACGGTGCTCATGCGGCAGCCCGACTTCGGCACCACGGTTCTCATCGGCGCACTGGGCATGGGTATGCTACTGATCGCCGGACTGCCCACCGCATGGCTGGTGGCCATGGGCACGGCTGGGGCGGCGGCAGCGGCCGCTGCGATAGCGCTTGAACCTTACCGCGTGAGGCGGGTGCTGGCCTTTCTCAGTCCCGATGCCGACCCGCTGGGAAGCAACTGGCAGCTGAACAAGTCGCTCATCACCTTCGGGTCGGGGCGTTGGACCGGTGTGGGCCTGGGCAGCTCGCGATTGAAGACCGGCTGGCTGCCCGAGGCGCACACCGATTTCATTTTCTCGGTGGTGGGCGAGGAGACGGGGATACTGGGCGCGGGCGTGTTGCTGCTTTGTTTCTGCCTGCTGGCCCAGCGTGGATTTCGCATAGCCTATCGCCACCCCGATCGTTACGGCCAACTGCTGGCCGCCGGTCTGACCATGGCCTTGACCATGCAGGCCCTGCTCAACATGGGAGTGGTACTGGGGCTGCTGCCCACCAAGGGTATGGCGTTGCCGTTCGTGAGCTACGGCGGTTCGTCGATGCTTTTCAGCCTGGCCTGCGTGGGCGTGCTTATGTCGCTTTCGCGGGAGCTGCGCGAAAGATGA
- the murG gene encoding undecaprenyldiphospho-muramoylpentapeptide beta-N-acetylglucosaminyltransferase, producing MNVAIAGGGTGGHLFPGLAVARLLRRRHPDASIFFLGAERGIEARVVEPAGFELVCQPLQPLAGRNPRAAAGALLSVTRGALGARRELKSRGCGVLLGLGGYASAAGVLGARLAGLPVVLLEQNRKPGLTNKLLARAAARVCTSFEESADAFPAGRCSWTGNPLREGLDLADGAESTDGGDTLLVLGGSAGAVSLNRAVTTALASISSRVQLPPILHQAGETGLDETRAAYQAASIEARVVPFIEDMAAAYSGARVAVCRAGATTVAELLATATPSLLLPYPWAADDHQSANAAVLEELGAAITVVDDERAAAATARHLLGLLSEDDGLDSMTQAARKSARPGAGERVLKVIEEVLAVS from the coding sequence ATGAACGTGGCCATAGCCGGGGGAGGTACGGGCGGGCACTTGTTTCCCGGCCTGGCCGTTGCCCGCTTGTTGAGGAGGCGCCATCCGGACGCCTCCATTTTTTTTCTCGGCGCAGAACGCGGCATCGAAGCAAGGGTGGTCGAGCCGGCCGGCTTCGAACTGGTGTGCCAACCGCTGCAACCGTTGGCCGGTCGCAATCCGCGGGCGGCCGCCGGCGCGCTGCTGAGCGTGACCCGCGGGGCACTGGGCGCACGCCGTGAACTCAAGAGCCGCGGCTGTGGCGTGCTGCTGGGCCTGGGGGGGTACGCTTCTGCGGCAGGCGTACTCGGTGCGCGCCTGGCTGGCCTGCCTGTGGTGCTGCTCGAGCAGAACCGCAAACCGGGATTGACCAACAAGCTGTTGGCGCGTGCCGCGGCCAGGGTCTGCACCAGCTTCGAGGAAAGCGCCGACGCGTTTCCCGCTGGTCGTTGTAGCTGGACGGGTAACCCCCTGCGAGAAGGACTCGACCTGGCCGATGGCGCCGAGTCGACGGACGGGGGAGACACGCTGCTGGTGCTCGGTGGCAGCGCGGGGGCGGTGAGCCTGAACCGGGCGGTGACCACGGCCCTGGCTTCGATCTCGTCGCGGGTGCAGTTGCCGCCCATACTTCACCAGGCTGGCGAGACCGGGCTGGACGAGACCCGCGCCGCCTACCAGGCCGCCTCCATCGAGGCTCGCGTCGTGCCCTTCATAGAGGACATGGCGGCTGCCTACTCAGGCGCGCGCGTGGCGGTGTGCCGGGCGGGTGCCACCACGGTGGCCGAGCTGCTGGCCACGGCGACTCCTTCGTTGTTATTACCCTATCCCTGGGCGGCCGACGATCACCAGTCGGCCAACGCGGCCGTGCTCGAGGAGCTGGGGGCCGCGATCACTGTTGTCGATGACGAGCGCGCGGCAGCAGCCACAGCGCGACACCTGCTCGGCTTGCTAAGCGAAGACGACGGGCTAGACTCCATGACCCAAGCCGCCCGCAAATCGGCGCGGCCCGGGGCTGGAGAAAGGGTGCTGAAAGTTATCGAAGAAGTCCTCGCCGTATCCTGA
- a CDS encoding UDP-N-acetylmuramate--L-alanine ligase, whose product MFPGVGSALDAGVREHIHLVGVGGIGMSGIAEVLLTLGYRVSGSDLRTSEVTRRLEKLGADIGYGHSADSIDSGIDVVVVSSAVDDGNPEVVEARALRVPVIRRAEMLAELMRLKYGVAVAGAHGKTTTTSLMAAVLGEGGYDPTLVIGGRLKSLGGSNARLGTSRYMVAEADESDGSFVALRPVIAVVTNIDREHMNHYRTMERLVDAYVEFVNSVPFYGRAILCVDSDEVRGMLPRIRKRVVTYGFSADADLRAVEVTRDGFKTSFEVIRRGVALGAIELAMPGRHSVLNALASVATALELGMDFSDCSKALSAFEGIMRRFEVKGECNGVTVIDDYAHHPTELRATLGAARDGFSQRVLAVFQPHRYSRLADLFKDFAAAFEDADEVVVTDIYAAGEQPLEEASAQLLVEAIGRLHDGPVSYLPFDETLASRVAELSRPGDLVITMGAGDITCLGPEILARLAG is encoded by the coding sequence ATGTTTCCCGGCGTTGGTTCCGCCCTGGATGCCGGCGTGCGCGAACACATCCACCTGGTGGGCGTGGGGGGAATAGGCATGAGCGGCATCGCCGAAGTGTTGCTCACCCTGGGCTACCGCGTGAGCGGTTCCGACCTGCGCACGAGCGAAGTCACGCGCCGGCTCGAAAAGCTGGGCGCGGACATCGGTTACGGGCACAGCGCGGACTCGATCGACTCGGGCATAGACGTCGTGGTGGTGTCGTCCGCCGTCGACGACGGCAACCCCGAGGTCGTGGAGGCCCGTGCCCTCAGGGTTCCTGTCATACGCCGGGCCGAGATGCTGGCCGAGCTCATGCGCCTGAAATACGGCGTGGCGGTGGCCGGCGCACACGGCAAGACAACCACCACCTCGTTGATGGCGGCGGTGCTGGGCGAGGGCGGTTACGACCCCACGCTGGTCATCGGTGGTCGCCTGAAGTCGCTGGGCGGCAGCAACGCCAGGCTCGGAACCTCGCGCTACATGGTAGCCGAGGCCGACGAGAGCGACGGTAGCTTCGTGGCTCTCAGGCCGGTTATTGCCGTGGTCACCAACATCGACCGTGAGCACATGAACCACTACCGCACCATGGAGCGACTGGTCGACGCCTACGTGGAGTTTGTGAACAGCGTGCCGTTCTACGGCCGCGCCATACTGTGCGTTGACAGCGACGAAGTGCGTGGCATGCTCCCGCGCATTCGCAAGCGGGTGGTTACCTACGGATTTTCGGCCGACGCCGACCTGCGCGCGGTAGAAGTAACGCGCGATGGCTTCAAGACCTCGTTCGAGGTCATACGCCGCGGCGTGGCCCTGGGCGCAATCGAGCTGGCCATGCCCGGCCGTCACTCGGTGCTCAACGCCCTGGCCTCGGTGGCGACGGCCCTTGAGCTGGGCATGGATTTTTCCGATTGCAGTAAAGCCCTGTCGGCCTTTGAGGGCATCATGCGACGCTTTGAGGTCAAGGGCGAGTGCAACGGCGTGACGGTGATAGACGACTACGCTCATCATCCCACCGAGCTGCGTGCGACCCTGGGCGCCGCCCGCGATGGTTTCTCGCAGCGGGTGCTGGCCGTTTTTCAACCCCACCGCTACAGCCGCCTTGCCGACCTCTTCAAGGACTTCGCGGCTGCTTTTGAAGACGCCGACGAGGTGGTGGTCACCGACATTTACGCGGCCGGCGAACAGCCGCTCGAAGAAGCCAGCGCCCAACTACTCGTGGAGGCCATCGGGCGGCTGCACGACGGTCCGGTGAGCTACCTTCCGTTTGACGAGACGCTTGCCTCCAGAGTGGCCGAACTGTCCCGCCCCGGTGACCTCGTGATCACTATGGGGGCCGGTGACATAACGTGCCTGGGTCCCGAAATCCTTGCTCGACTCGCCGGCTGA
- the murB gene encoding UDP-N-acetylmuramate dehydrogenase: MLDSPAERLEALALGLAEDEVQFHRSRSLARLTSWRIGGPGDLFVAPNDRRSLSAALGRASATGVPVTFIGGGTNLLVSDKGVRGLVIKLGEGFDYIRWVDEGGEKATVEVGAATKLARLVRETVDAGYGGLEFAAGIPGLVGGGTLMNAGAFGGELGEAILSIEVAAGEGQVSRIGTDDLQFSYRKLALQADRVLISVRFVLLRSSTSRLRSAVEVVQRKRRKKQPVGHPNAGSVFRNPAGEYAGRLIERAGLKGTQVGQARISDEHANFIVNLGDARADDVRRLMQLVQDSVWERSGVWLEPEVRMLGEW, from the coding sequence TTGCTCGACTCGCCGGCTGAACGCCTCGAGGCCCTGGCCCTCGGGCTGGCCGAGGACGAGGTGCAATTCCACAGGTCGCGGTCGCTGGCGCGGCTCACCTCCTGGCGCATAGGCGGCCCCGGCGATCTCTTCGTTGCGCCCAACGATCGGCGGTCGCTTTCGGCTGCCCTGGGCCGGGCGTCGGCCACCGGCGTTCCGGTGACCTTTATAGGCGGCGGCACCAACCTGCTGGTATCCGACAAGGGAGTGCGCGGCCTGGTAATCAAGCTGGGCGAGGGCTTCGATTACATCCGCTGGGTCGACGAGGGCGGTGAGAAGGCCACCGTGGAGGTTGGCGCTGCCACGAAGCTGGCCCGATTGGTGCGCGAAACCGTGGACGCGGGCTACGGCGGACTGGAGTTTGCAGCCGGTATACCTGGCCTGGTGGGTGGCGGGACGCTGATGAACGCCGGCGCCTTCGGGGGCGAGCTGGGCGAGGCCATACTATCGATCGAAGTGGCCGCTGGCGAGGGGCAGGTGAGCAGAATTGGCACAGACGACTTGCAGTTCTCTTACCGTAAGCTGGCGCTGCAGGCCGACCGCGTGCTAATCTCAGTGAGATTCGTGTTGTTGCGCTCTTCCACGTCAAGGCTGAGGAGCGCGGTGGAAGTGGTGCAGAGGAAGCGGAGAAAGAAACAACCGGTGGGCCATCCCAACGCGGGCTCTGTTTTTCGTAATCCGGCCGGCGAGTACGCTGGTCGCCTCATCGAGCGTGCGGGACTCAAGGGCACCCAGGTGGGCCAGGCCCGGATTTCGGACGAGCACGCCAACTTCATAGTCAACCTGGGTGACGCCCGGGCCGACGATGTGCGGCGCTTGATGCAACTGGTGCAGGACTCGGTGTGGGAGCGCAGCGGCGTGTGGCTGGAGCCAGAAGTGCGCATGCTCGGTGAGTGGTGA